A genomic stretch from Candidatus Eremiobacteraceae bacterium includes:
- a CDS encoding DUF4349 domain-containing protein, translating into MTHRNISELLPWYINDTLSLEERTAVESEIDSCAECAAEVEELTSLRDYMLEKDAAVEGPPETLLAKSLARIAREEHAPRSVGKLWASLAGAGWLLAALPAVAAVAIVGHVAFGWFPGPSTPGDGTEQIANLQLEAPSGAVHVNLPTTRTFGKLTTTAAAVATANAVDASAPQSIASDAAAPQMIRTGSISLLVADVEKAIDATQVVARTHGGNVLSLSDQTPTQAGERHTAQLQIGVPQREFESAMSALASVGGVQARSVSAQDVSAQIVDVQARLKNARRTEADLLRIMDRQGKIDDVLAAEQQLAQVREQVEQLDAQLQAEKHQVAYSTIDVSLTDAAAKTTTVAPTGAQKLGDAWQAALRSVGGFTLGILSGALWLAAYLPYIALFAVLVAVGWYRFGRPKQDL; encoded by the coding sequence ATGACGCACCGCAACATCAGCGAGCTGCTGCCGTGGTACATCAACGACACGCTGTCGCTCGAGGAGCGAACGGCAGTCGAATCTGAAATCGACAGCTGCGCGGAGTGTGCGGCCGAAGTCGAAGAGCTCACCTCGCTGCGCGACTACATGCTGGAGAAGGACGCGGCCGTCGAAGGGCCGCCGGAGACGCTGCTCGCGAAATCGCTTGCGCGAATCGCGCGCGAGGAGCATGCACCGCGCAGCGTCGGCAAGCTGTGGGCTTCGCTCGCGGGCGCCGGCTGGCTGCTGGCGGCCTTGCCGGCAGTGGCGGCGGTGGCGATCGTCGGTCACGTGGCGTTCGGGTGGTTTCCAGGTCCGTCAACGCCCGGCGATGGGACTGAGCAGATCGCGAACCTGCAATTGGAGGCGCCGTCTGGCGCCGTGCATGTGAATCTTCCAACGACGCGGACGTTCGGCAAATTGACGACGACCGCCGCGGCGGTAGCGACCGCAAACGCGGTTGACGCATCTGCGCCTCAGTCGATCGCGTCCGACGCAGCCGCTCCGCAAATGATCCGCACAGGTTCGATCAGCCTGCTTGTCGCCGACGTCGAGAAGGCGATCGATGCGACGCAGGTCGTCGCGCGAACTCACGGCGGCAACGTGCTCTCGCTTTCCGATCAGACGCCGACTCAGGCGGGCGAGCGCCACACGGCACAACTGCAGATCGGCGTGCCGCAGCGCGAGTTCGAATCCGCCATGAGCGCGCTCGCGTCGGTCGGCGGCGTGCAGGCGCGTTCGGTATCGGCCCAAGACGTATCGGCGCAGATCGTCGACGTTCAGGCGCGGCTGAAAAATGCGCGCCGCACTGAAGCGGACCTGCTAAGGATTATGGACCGCCAAGGCAAGATCGACGACGTGCTCGCAGCTGAACAGCAGTTGGCTCAAGTGCGCGAGCAAGTGGAGCAGCTCGACGCTCAGCTACAGGCTGAAAAGCATCAAGTGGCGTATTCTACGATTGACGTCTCGTTGACGGATGCGGCCGCGAAAACCACGACGGTCGCGCCCACCGGCGCCCAAAAACTCGGTGATGCATGGCAAGCGGCGCTTCGCTCGGTGGGTGGCTTCACGCTCGGCATCCTTTCGGGTGCACTGTGGCTGGCGGCTTATCTGCCATACATCGCGCTGTTCGCGGTGCTGGTAGCGGTGGGGTGGTATCGCTTCGGCAGGCCCAAGCAGGACCTCTGA
- a CDS encoding sigma-70 family RNA polymerase sigma factor, which yields MDAPHAEEDARYWLAQIARGDRSAFERLYRAYEVRLYRYLLSMVREKQQAEELVNDVMVEVWRGAPRFRNDSKPATWLFGIAYHKAIDALRKRKPPPVELHAVAAMSDPRPSPEESAMADLLRRHLEAAMGTLSPEHRAVVELALTQGYSYQQISDIAGCPVNTVKTRMFHARRHLREYFVRRGLHGEAS from the coding sequence ATGGACGCACCGCACGCAGAAGAAGATGCCCGGTATTGGCTGGCACAGATCGCGCGCGGCGACCGGTCCGCTTTCGAGCGCCTCTACCGCGCATATGAGGTCCGGCTCTACCGCTATCTTCTTTCCATGGTGCGCGAAAAACAGCAAGCGGAAGAACTCGTCAACGACGTCATGGTGGAAGTGTGGCGCGGCGCGCCGAGGTTTCGCAACGATTCCAAACCGGCGACGTGGCTCTTCGGCATCGCGTATCACAAAGCGATCGACGCGCTGCGCAAGCGCAAACCGCCCCCCGTGGAATTGCACGCGGTGGCGGCGATGTCCGATCCGCGCCCGAGCCCTGAAGAGAGCGCGATGGCCGATCTGCTGCGGCGGCATCTCGAAGCGGCGATGGGCACGCTATCACCCGAGCATCGCGCAGTGGTCGAACTGGCGCTGACGCAGGGCTACTCCTATCAGCAGATCTCCGATATCGCAGGCTGTCCGGTCAACACGGTGAAAACGAGAATGTTCCACGCGCGACGACATCTCCGCGAATATTTCGTGCGCCGCGGGCTGCACGGTGAGGCATCATGA
- a CDS encoding DUF885 family protein encodes MNRPAIIVFALGLLVVAAAPGVAMGANGPAYQQMQTLAKDMTYTWARVHPLTATALGIAGYDGQIDAASEDARSQDMTLIATWQSRLAKITSQYGSSMTLVERDDAKLLGAQLTGLSRQYTVYNVDRKDYAGPANAVVGAIFTQFQHVPTTGVNGATAAGVARAWDDITSRLEKAPAFIVAAQSLVTTPGHLYGVVGSEELAGVADFFDGALTVAAKTQMSADKFKRFSAARDKTVTVMAATKKYIDAHVASWPENFAMGRANYDAMLRDEQLLPFDANDVARMGYDELNHGWAVRVWLEHLSQTTHTPFGPLSGGGMAPSGNALVTYYRARIADLRRYVTDNQVVTVPAWLGNINVVETPKFLQPVSPGASMNPPRQFAPEIDGFYFITPPTSLAEAAKTLDPNQDFDRDRILSTGAHEAMPGHFLQLSIARRHPDFVRKIQGSGVFAEGWAFYGEEMFVQLGLYGDDLDGRYYTAQWERVRGARAIVDPMLASGQWSYRQAADFFSQQTGFPKSEADAAVAGIALGAGYVIAYTVGRNQLETIEAQYRQKMGSRGTMLDFHDRLLCYGTTPFAVVGPELMADLSKPLAQVRAAARY; translated from the coding sequence ATGAATCGTCCTGCTATCATAGTGTTTGCGCTTGGGTTGTTAGTCGTGGCCGCCGCCCCCGGCGTTGCGATGGGCGCCAACGGTCCGGCCTATCAGCAAATGCAAACGCTGGCGAAGGATATGACCTACACCTGGGCGCGCGTGCATCCGCTGACCGCGACCGCTCTAGGCATCGCCGGGTACGATGGCCAGATCGATGCGGCGTCGGAAGACGCGCGCAGCCAGGACATGACGCTGATCGCTACATGGCAGAGCAGGCTCGCGAAGATCACTTCGCAGTACGGATCATCGATGACGCTCGTCGAGCGCGACGACGCTAAACTGCTCGGCGCGCAACTCACGGGACTTTCACGGCAATACACGGTCTACAACGTGGATCGCAAGGACTACGCCGGTCCGGCCAACGCGGTCGTCGGAGCGATCTTCACTCAATTTCAGCACGTGCCCACTACCGGCGTGAACGGCGCGACCGCCGCCGGCGTCGCGCGCGCATGGGACGATATCACATCGCGATTGGAAAAAGCGCCGGCATTCATCGTCGCGGCGCAGTCGCTCGTCACGACGCCCGGTCATCTGTACGGCGTCGTCGGAAGCGAAGAGCTCGCAGGCGTGGCCGATTTCTTCGACGGCGCGCTTACCGTAGCGGCCAAAACGCAGATGTCTGCCGATAAGTTCAAGCGGTTTTCGGCAGCCCGTGACAAGACGGTGACCGTTATGGCCGCCACAAAGAAATATATCGACGCGCACGTCGCCTCGTGGCCTGAGAATTTTGCGATGGGCCGCGCTAATTACGATGCGATGCTGCGCGACGAACAGCTCCTGCCATTCGACGCGAACGACGTCGCAAGAATGGGATACGATGAACTGAATCACGGCTGGGCGGTCCGGGTGTGGCTCGAACACCTCTCGCAGACCACGCACACTCCGTTTGGTCCGCTTTCCGGCGGTGGCATGGCGCCAAGCGGAAATGCGCTAGTGACCTACTACCGCGCACGCATCGCCGATCTGCGCCGCTATGTCACCGACAATCAAGTCGTGACGGTTCCGGCTTGGTTGGGCAACATCAACGTTGTTGAAACGCCGAAGTTCCTGCAGCCGGTCTCGCCGGGCGCCTCGATGAATCCGCCGCGCCAATTCGCGCCGGAGATCGACGGATTCTACTTCATAACACCGCCGACGTCGCTTGCAGAAGCTGCGAAGACGTTGGATCCGAATCAGGATTTCGATCGCGACCGGATTCTGTCGACGGGCGCACACGAGGCCATGCCCGGCCATTTCCTCCAGTTGTCGATCGCGCGGCGGCATCCGGACTTCGTGCGCAAGATCCAGGGAAGCGGCGTGTTCGCCGAAGGCTGGGCGTTTTACGGCGAGGAGATGTTCGTGCAATTGGGTCTGTACGGCGATGACCTCGACGGGCGCTACTACACCGCGCAATGGGAACGCGTGCGCGGCGCGCGGGCGATCGTGGATCCGATGCTCGCCAGCGGTCAGTGGTCATATCGTCAGGCAGCCGATTTTTTCTCACAGCAGACCGGGTTCCCCAAATCCGAGGCAGACGCTGCGGTCGCCGGCATAGCGCTCGGCGCGGGGTACGTGATTGCGTACACGGTCGGGCGGAATCAGCTTGAGACGATTGAAGCGCAGTACCGGCAGAAGATGGGCTCTCGCGGCACGATGCTGGATTTCCACGACCGGCTGCTCTGCTACGGCACGACCCCGTTCGCGGTCGTAGGGCCTGAACTGATGGCCGATCTGAGCAAGCCGCTCGCGCAAGTCCGCGCCGCGGCCCGGTACTAG
- a CDS encoding BlaI/MecI/CopY family transcriptional regulator translates to MARNTSPTLTAAEHRVMDTLWRLGPATVADAAVGIGKPLLAYTTVLTVLRTLERKGYVRHKSEGRAYVYEPAVDRNAVRRDVVGYVLQQFFDGSPRALLLNLLESESVDQTELRRLRALIDKSREGERNH, encoded by the coding sequence ATGGCACGCAATACATCACCAACCCTCACTGCCGCGGAACACCGCGTGATGGACACGCTTTGGCGTCTCGGCCCAGCGACGGTGGCCGACGCAGCCGTCGGCATCGGCAAGCCGCTGCTCGCGTACACAACGGTGCTCACGGTCCTCCGTACCCTCGAACGCAAGGGCTATGTGCGCCACAAGTCCGAGGGCAGAGCGTACGTCTACGAGCCGGCGGTCGATCGCAATGCGGTCCGCCGCGATGTCGTCGGCTACGTTTTGCAACAGTTCTTCGACGGTTCGCCGCGCGCGCTGCTTCTGAACCTCCTCGAATCGGAGTCGGTCGACCAGACCGAACTGCGCCGGCTGCGCGCCCTCATCGACAAGTCTCGCGAAGGCGAAAGGAACCACTGA
- a CDS encoding pentapeptide repeat-containing protein — MPPFQTVASTAAALGHALIDGIWLGALLAIVLAVSLRLVRGLNAASRHAIWYAALIAIAAVPVAGFSWSVTHASTSSAQPARIEITQARENSAGAPAGAAPIYRSERVNPAGKSATSDGGQVSSSLPAALPTSRLPINMPDIILAIVALLALISIAGLIGVLLSLARLLAVKRDSRPFDAAAEAGLRRWSARPAAGRAVSLRVSQGVDVPAAVGFLHPSILVPASWPANLEADELDKIVMHEYSHLLRADDWTAFVQRVAERLFWFNPAVRYIAGRANLEREIACDDRVVAEYASATSYAECLWRIAQFSHMPAAKSLVPAALVTRAQIVERIELLMNTERDILPRIRPAAVAAIVPLAVALLIVGVMRAPAITLAAAPRAATAQTHAAKPVIARQAVAASKPATSAWIATKKSTPPSLQAVAGTSNMVALSGNGLDVRTLLQDCAGCDLSGKDLRNTDLHGLRLTGDNMSRADMRGANLRGTNFEGVDLSGARFDNADLTNAVFAGTDLKGVSWTGAKMEGIVLQGVAIDAAMLHSGLAKQLLTSCQGCDMSGLDMRNLDLRGVRLQGADLSRADLRGANLAGAILDGVDLDDAMLDGTDLTNARLNGCNLSHVDLRRAHIQGLKLEGADLREMKFSGLNVRGLTADGADLSGAQLRQVDLSGVRMNGSDFSSADLTGAQLVEGEFAGADFRQARLDGANLQRARLCGYNTSIDTRGDRIRHDKSCADLSGASTKGADFRDVQICDWHNDVETCQAISSADLKKYSHSRLTGAVTPTF; from the coding sequence ATGCCGCCCTTCCAAACAGTCGCCTCGACAGCGGCGGCTCTCGGCCACGCTTTGATCGACGGCATCTGGCTCGGCGCGTTGCTCGCGATCGTGCTCGCCGTGAGCTTGCGCCTTGTCAGAGGCCTGAACGCGGCATCGCGCCACGCGATATGGTACGCAGCGCTCATCGCCATAGCCGCGGTGCCTGTCGCCGGCTTTAGTTGGTCCGTGACGCACGCGTCCACGAGCAGCGCACAACCCGCTCGCATCGAAATCACTCAAGCTCGCGAAAACAGCGCGGGCGCCCCCGCCGGCGCGGCCCCTATCTATCGCAGCGAACGCGTGAACCCGGCCGGCAAATCGGCGACGAGCGATGGCGGCCAAGTCTCGTCCTCTCTACCGGCGGCGCTTCCCACATCGCGCTTGCCGATAAACATGCCCGATATCATCCTCGCGATCGTCGCGCTTCTCGCATTGATCTCCATCGCCGGCCTCATCGGCGTCTTGCTCAGTCTTGCTCGCTTGCTGGCGGTGAAACGCGACAGCCGGCCGTTCGATGCGGCGGCCGAAGCGGGACTTCGCCGTTGGTCGGCGCGACCTGCGGCGGGCCGCGCCGTTTCGCTGCGCGTCTCGCAAGGCGTCGACGTTCCGGCAGCCGTCGGATTCTTGCACCCCTCGATTCTCGTGCCGGCGTCATGGCCTGCAAATCTCGAAGCCGATGAGCTCGACAAGATCGTCATGCACGAGTATTCTCATCTTCTTCGCGCCGACGACTGGACCGCGTTTGTCCAACGCGTGGCGGAGCGGCTGTTCTGGTTCAACCCCGCCGTGCGCTACATCGCCGGCCGCGCCAATCTCGAGCGCGAGATCGCGTGCGACGACCGTGTCGTCGCGGAGTATGCAAGCGCAACGTCCTACGCCGAGTGCCTATGGCGGATCGCACAATTCTCGCACATGCCGGCGGCAAAATCACTGGTGCCCGCAGCGCTTGTCACGCGCGCTCAAATCGTCGAAAGGATAGAACTTCTCATGAACACCGAACGCGACATCCTGCCGCGCATTCGGCCCGCGGCCGTTGCGGCCATCGTGCCGCTTGCCGTTGCGCTGCTCATCGTCGGCGTCATGCGCGCGCCCGCCATCACATTGGCCGCCGCGCCCAGAGCGGCAACCGCGCAAACCCACGCCGCGAAACCTGTCATTGCAAGGCAGGCCGTCGCAGCTTCCAAGCCGGCCACATCCGCATGGATCGCGACGAAGAAAAGCACTCCGCCGTCGCTTCAAGCGGTCGCCGGCACCTCGAACATGGTCGCCCTTTCAGGTAACGGCCTCGATGTCCGCACTCTGCTTCAGGATTGCGCGGGTTGCGACCTGAGCGGAAAAGATCTTCGCAACACCGACCTTCACGGCTTGCGGCTGACCGGCGACAACATGTCGAGAGCCGACATGCGCGGCGCGAACTTGCGCGGCACGAACTTCGAAGGCGTCGATCTGAGTGGCGCCCGCTTCGACAACGCCGATCTCACGAATGCGGTGTTCGCAGGCACCGACCTTAAGGGCGTATCCTGGACCGGAGCGAAGATGGAAGGCATCGTGCTCCAGGGCGTCGCGATCGATGCGGCGATGTTGCACAGCGGCTTGGCCAAACAATTGCTCACTTCGTGCCAAGGCTGCGATATGTCCGGCCTCGACATGCGCAATCTCGATCTCCGGGGCGTCCGCCTTCAAGGCGCCGACCTCTCGCGCGCCGACCTCCGCGGTGCGAATCTCGCCGGCGCGATTCTCGACGGCGTCGATCTGGACGATGCGATGCTCGATGGTACCGACCTGACCAACGCCCGCCTCAACGGCTGCAACCTTTCGCATGTCGACTTGCGGCGCGCCCACATCCAAGGACTGAAGCTTGAGGGTGCCGATCTGCGCGAGATGAAGTTCTCAGGCCTGAACGTCCGCGGCCTAACGGCGGACGGCGCCGATCTCAGCGGCGCGCAATTGCGTCAAGTGGACCTGTCGGGCGTGCGCATGAACGGCTCCGACTTCAGCTCCGCCGACCTGACCGGTGCGCAGCTTGTCGAAGGTGAATTCGCCGGGGCCGATTTCCGCCAGGCGCGTCTGGACGGTGCAAATCTGCAGCGAGCCCGGCTGTGCGGCTATAACACCTCCATCGACACCCGCGGCGATCGAATCCGGCACGACAAATCGTGCGCCGATCTTTCGGGGGCGTCCACGAAAGGCGCGGACTTCCGCGACGTGCAGATCTGCGACTGGCACAACGACGTGGAGACGTGCCAAGCGATTTCGAGCGCCGACCTAAAGAAGTACTCGCATTCGCGTTTGACAGGCGCCGTCACGCCCACTTTTTGA
- a CDS encoding cupredoxin family copper-binding protein, with protein MNLLLPALAAVAVMTAGSQATVQISDYAFKQPMITVAAGTTITWTNHDDDPHTVTADDKSFDSKGLGNGDAWSHTFTKPGKYTYHCAAHPFMKGTVIVTEATNSR; from the coding sequence ATGAATTTACTACTTCCCGCCCTCGCAGCGGTCGCGGTGATGACCGCGGGTTCGCAAGCAACAGTTCAGATCTCGGACTACGCATTCAAACAACCCATGATCACCGTCGCGGCCGGCACGACCATCACATGGACGAATCACGATGACGACCCGCACACGGTGACCGCAGACGATAAATCCTTCGATTCCAAAGGGCTCGGCAATGGCGACGCGTGGTCGCACACATTCACAAAGCCGGGCAAGTACACGTATCATTGTGCGGCTCACCCCTTCATGAAAGGCACTGTCATCGTCACGGAGGCAACGAATTCACGATGA